The Liolophura sinensis isolate JHLJ2023 chromosome 6, CUHK_Ljap_v2, whole genome shotgun sequence genomic sequence TCatacatcatgttttgtggGATTTGCTTTATCAAGTTTTGCCTTCATTTATCAAGTTttatatgtaatgttttatcAGGTATTGTAGGCCTTTTTTCATAAGTTTGGTAccattaattcattttttatgaggttttgttttgttttatctggcctttttgattttgttgtacTAGGTTTTTATGTCTTGTTTTATCAGGTTTTGTATGTCAGTTATAATCAagttttgtcttgtttcatTAAGTTTTTCCCAGATTTATTAGGTTGTGGAAGTCATGTTTTATCAGGTTTTGCACATGCTTGCCTTGCTTTGTGATTGGAGATGTTTTCCCgcagcatttaaaaaaaataaaattggactttctgtgaaattgtgatacatgtactttgtcatcaGTACAATATTTCAGGATTGtgacactgttttttttttgagctgatcaccacaatatggctggaaaattgcctatgtggcgttaagccataatcagtcattcattcttgtGGCTGGTGCACCTCAGAGCCAACATATGAATAGTGCTGCATCACTTAagtaccatgccaaagacaccaggtgTGACAAATATCCAGTCTCAGTATTTCCTTACATGTATACCGTAGATCAGTCTATTGAGTGACTGCTCGTCCTATGTTATGTCATAGATCTTATTGTCAGAAGATACATTGTACTGATGTTGCCAAGTTTCAAGCCTAAAAATAGATTTGGTCACAAGGCTACCGACTAGCTAGCATATAGAAGACATGTGGCATGAATACAAGTTCAGTTAAATAtcagtgaatgattatggtttaatgccactTCTGCAATATTGCAGATGCATTATGGCGAAGATACTTTTTTGAGATATCACCCTTAACATTTAACCATTAGGGTTGATTCCTATACACAGTGAGTCATGGATTTAGTAATTTGTGGTAGTTATAGTTATTGTGCACACAGGGCATTgatgatggaacatcccccttgtagtattgtgctttacatgtacatgttatatgcAAAGCTTGAGTACATTTAACCCTTTTTGACATGCTTAACAATTGCCTTAACCTTGCTTTATGACCTTGAGGCAAATAGAGTGTAAAATCTGGACTCTGTCCAGTACAGACAGAAGcacataaatgtcataaaacatatcTTTTAATTGGTAAATATATTAGAAACAAACTGTGaaacacctttctgagatcAGCGGAAATATCagaatcagatacatgtatattacattagccaaattttaggtcatttaccctatatacatgttggtggatatgatacacatgtattgcaTGCTATATTTGTCAGTTAGTCTGTGTAGTTAATATagattgtatgtatgtaatttttgtattattttcaggTAAGGAAGCACTGATGTGTGTTCAGTTTATTTTCCCTTTCAATTATGACAATTACACTCAAAGCCTTAGCCAGTTTGTCTGCAATCATGTCAGTATAGCTCTATATTAATACATATAGCTGCTTGTAAGTTAAAGTACTTCTTGTAAAACTGGTACAGAAATTATAGGAGGGAATTATTTTTCCGAtgagtcattttttttctgtcaaatttatgcatacagtcattatgaaaatgatgctaaaatttGTTCGTGTCACTTAAGATGCAGGcttcataaaaatgtgaaaattagtTCTCTAATCCCCATAGTACTCcctgaatattttaaaatattggccgCAGAGacgattgaaaaggttgaagaattcggGTACTGTCCTGTGTTAGCATACATTTATACGTATGACCAGTAAATCTTAATGGACGACTGCATACAACAAATGGATAGTTACACGTTAAACCAACATCAGTTGTATTGTAGCCTTGAGGTTCTGACATGTTTTAATTGCTCTATGTcatttttgcctgaaatatgGTAATGCTCAGGTGAGTTTGCCTGAGAAAAGCCTGATATTATCTCTATTGTTTCCTGTTCATATACAAAAGCCTTGAAAAAAGGAGTCAGTTTGTTAGTCTTTAGTCTTGGTAGATGCCGTGTTTAACATGTTTGTAGATATGTAGTTGTGTTATCTGCATCCTTCATTAACAATTGGCATGTTTATGTTTGTTAACCAGTCTGATGTACCCGATTACCGTGTGTGACCCCTAAGCAGAAGGCTATCCCCGCCCTGTCGTCCATGTTTCGATGCTCTACCTGCATGACATCCACTGCAATGGAGGACATGGATAATCATACAGATCTGTCAGACGCCttaggtgtgtacatatgcctACATCTGTTACACATTTGTATCTGTTGTCTTGTCTCATCAGTCACACATCATGGTGCTGTGGGTGGACACAGTCACACACCCTGGTTCTGTGGGTGAACACAGTCACAAATACCCTGGTACTGTGGATGGACACAGTCACAAATAGCCTGATACTGTGGATGGACACAGTCACAAATAGCCTGATACTGTGGATGGTCACAGTCACAAATACTCTGGTACTGTGGATGGACACTGTCACAAATACCCTGCTACTGTGGGTGGACACAATCGCAAATACCCTGGTACTGTGGGTGGATACAGTCAAACTCCCTGGTACTGTGGGTGGACACAGTCACACTCCCTGGTACTGTGGGTGGACACAGTCACACGCCCTGGTACTGTGGGTGAACAAAATGACATGCTGTGGTACTGTGGGTGGACACAGTCACACTCCCTGGTACTGTGGGTGTACACAGTCACACACCCTGCTACTGTGGGTGGACACAGTCACACACACCCTGGTTCTGTGGGTGGACAGTCACACTCCCTGGTACTGTGGGTGGACACAGTCACATGCCCTGGTACTGTGGGTGGACGCAGTCACAAATACCCTGGTACTGTGGGTGGACAAAATGACATACTGTGGTACTATGGGTGGACACAGTCACATGTCCTGGCACTGTGATGGTCACATTCACACTCCCTGGTACTGTGGGTGGGCACAGTCACCCACCCTGGCACAGCCACATACCCTGGTAGTGTGGGTGTTCACAGTCCCGCTGCCTGGCACAGTCTCACACCATGGTAGTGTGGGTGGTCACTGTCCCACTCCCTGGCACAGTCAAACACCATGGTAGTGTGGGTGGTCACAGTCACACACCCTGGTACTGTAAGTCTTTCTGTGGAAGTTGTTGCTTTAAATGACTACCTGACATGTCTGATGCATTCATCATTGATACTCTGGGGACAATAACTGTGGGCATGAACATGTAGATGTCTGTGTTCAGTAACCCTGtacttaaaataataatttttgccAAATTTAACACCAGTGATAATTGACATATGCTACATCAGTTTTCTTCATCTGACTTTTATAGATTCTTGCTACATGTTTAACTTGAGCATGGACTGTTATGCGGGTGTCTTAGGTTTGTATGAGTTATGTATGATGACTGTAGAACGTGGATGAGGTATGGCTGTGATTATTATACCTGCATGTCATCGAGTCACCATAATGTAGCTGATAGATAGAGGTGCAAGGATAGCTAGGTAGTAGCTCTCTCCCTCACCCAGATCCTCAACCCTTGACAGCAGTTACAAGTGTCCTTGTCATTGTAAGTTACCTCTCTCCCCCCACCCAAACCTCTGGCAGCAGGTACAAGCGCCCTTGTAATTACAAGCATCCTTTCATGAATGAGAAACCCTATCCCCACCCAGACCCTCAAACCCTTGACAGCAGTAATAAGCATCCTTGTACAAGTCAATAGCTCTCTCACCCACCCAGACTAACAGACAAAATACAGGTCAATAGTTCTCTCACCCACACAGACTAACAGACAAACAACAAGTCAATAGCTCTCTCACCCATCCAGACTAACAGACGAAATACAGGTCAATAGTTCTCTCACCCATCCAGACTAACAGACAAAATACAGGTCAATAGTTTTCTCACCCTCACAGACTAACAGACAAACAACAAGTCAATAGCTCTCTCACCCATCCAAACTAACAGACGAAATACAGGTCAATAGTTCTCTCACCCACCCAGACTAACAGACAAACCACAGGTCAGTAGCTCTCTCACCCACCCAGAATAACAGACAAACTACAGGTCAGTAGCCCTCTCACCCACCCAGACTAACAGACAAACTACAGGTCTTTACCATATAAATGTTTACACGGCATGATGCTGGCCACTGCATTAGATGgaaacattttgtacatttacagtgttaTGTATACAGTTGTCTTTCCAAACTGCCCTGATGTTTTTGCGCAAAAATGTTGTGAATGGTATACAGTGTTAACTGTATTAAACAACATCacacaagaaaagaaaatatggttttctttggttagttacatgtattagcaGTACTTGTCCATAGGGAGAAATGTCCATAGGAAAAATGTGCGCGCTCCAGTATAACATCTAAAtataagacttacagcatagaaactaaaaccagagcagaaaccacagtgtgataactggcaaatggccacaatGTGAAaactggcaaatggccacatgtaaccAGAGAAATGCACAGTCTCtggtcagtttacttcagttcaTGTTTCATCGTAACTGcttatgtacaatgtaaatacCTTGATAGTATTAACAAATTACATGCCTTCTACCACCATGGCGTAAAAAGTGTTTGaccgaaaagaaaaaaaaagctgcgATATTTGCTTGTTTGTAATGTAAATAACTGGATGATATCTAGCTCAGCTATCAGCGTACAAATTCAGCAATTCAAGGCACCAGGTGAACAAGCACCCTGTTTTTTTGGAACAATAGAACATACCATGCTTGCTGGAGATGGGGtatgaggaattgtcagctctcgaCAAGTATCACtgaaaatatcattaaaacagTGCTAGACCATTTAAGAAAACCCTGAACTTGAACCACTAGACATGTGAAGTTACTCACCAAGTGGACGTTACTTCATACAGCTATAACATCAGTCTGTTCACCAACTGAGTGTTACTTCACACAGCTGTAGCATTTTTGCTCACTGTGTGAAGTTACTCATCAACTGGACATTACTGCACACAGATGTAGCATCTCTCTGCTCACTGTGTGAAGTTACTCACCAGCTGGATGTTATTTCACACAGCTGTAGCATCTCTTACTCACCAGCTATATGTTACTTCACACAGCTGTAGCATCTCTTACTCACCAGCTATATGTTACTTCACACAGCTGTAGCATCTCTTACTCACCAGCTAGATGCTACTTCACACAGCTGTAACAACTTTTATTCACCAGCTTTATGCTACTTCACACACAGCTGTAAGATCTCTTACTCACCAGCTGGGTGTTACTTCACACAGCTGTAACAACTCTAACTCACCAGCTGGATGTTACCTAACAAAGTTGTAGTATCTCTTTCTCACCAGCTGGATGTTACTTCACACAGCCCTAATAGCTCTTCCTCAACAGCTGGATGTTACCTAACAAAGATGTAGTATCTCTTACTCAACAGCTGGATGTTACCTCACATGGCTGTTTGGTTCCCTGTCCCTTGGTGATGGCATAGCTGTCCTGACCAGTGCTCACCCTCTCACCCAGGGGCTGTGGTTGTCCCCACACCCTGCTTAGAATACTCCCTCTTCCTCTGTTCCACAGCCATACTGGTCAGTAAAACCTGCATGATGAATACTCTCTCTTAGGTCAGTCTTTGCCCCTCTGTCCCACACTTCACCCTGCAGTATATACTATCTGTGTGATAGAACGTGTAGCATGCAGGTTAAGGGGACCTAATAAGAGTAAGAACCCTCAAAATAAACCTGCCAATAATTTGACCTGCTAAGATTTATTTCGAAGCTTTTGAAACAGGTGTTTTGACTAGTTTTGAAGTAGAAGAAATTGGACTTCTTGAAATCTATGTTACTGTTATTTTTCAGGCATAAATATTCCTTTGTTGTTTGGTATAAGTGTTGTataagtgttgttgttgttgttgcaatacACCTTCAGGATGTTATAAATGGGGATTATAACCAGTGTGAATTTTTAGGCTGTTGAGTCAGGTGGAGTGGATTATTGAGGTACCTGGGTAGTTTACAAGGTGCTACCTGACCTACATTGTACAAGGAGCAAGTGCATACATTCCTGTGCTGGGTGCTTTCATGTGAAACGTAGGCCAGAGGTGAAGGTTACGCTGCATGTGGGTGACTTCTGACCCCTCTGTGACACAAATGTGCGGTCAGTGAGCAGTGCACTATGGTGGCATGCTGTAACACTGGATTGTCAGGGGTAAACTATGATCAGGTACAGGCATTGAATCTGCATTGGGTACTTACAATGCAAGGTTGTGGCTATGTAGGATTTATGGCCTGGTGCCAGGTCCCCTGAGCTGGCAGAGTAAGCCAAGTCCCCTCTCCCCCAAACCCCAGCCCCCTTCcctactccccccccccctgctGTCAGGCATCAACCTGCTCACATGGGCCTCACTGTGGGGGGGACACCTAACTGTCCATGTTGTGCAGGTGCCTTAGGCTGACATCTAACACTGCTCACATCCACTTGTAGTTATGGAGCTAGAGGACAGCTTGGAGAATGGCACCAGTGAAAGTGGAGCTCAGATAAACACCGAGAAAGGTAGCAGTATAGACACCCAGTCATCATTTGTCTAACACCATTTGTGTGGCTAGTTTGCTCACTTATCTCAGACAGGTTCTGACAGGAATGGCAGGAAAATGCCAGCAGTGTGTGAAATGGTAGATCATTGACACCATAGTACTTCAGGAATGAAGAATGAATGTACGCCAAGTTCCTGTATATTATGATTGTGGTCAttttctgcatacatgtactctgtttcTGGAGGAAATTGTTTTTCAAAGGGCCTTCCCTTGCTCATTGTAGATTGTTCTGCTCTCAACCTTTGTAGAGTCTTAGTGACAAAAGGTAGAGGATATGTGGCCAGTTACACtgtctaatgtttgttgaaaaccacCTGTCCTACACAAATATAggctgtgcatatctgtacagcAAAATTGTGGGAATATTTCTTACAAACTTGATgcgctatgcctggtttcctcccaccatgatgctggctaccactgtataagtgaaatattcttgagtatggtgtaaaacaccgatcaaataaatagataaataaatagataaataaatagaaacttGCCAAGTGTCAGTGGTATGTCCGGGGCACTCTGGTCTGGTAGATTTTAAACTCAGGGTTGCTGTCATATGCATCGTGGTAAAGTAACATAAGTTCACTTTCATAAAGAACACCTAACTTGGGTGATGGGGCTAGTTCATTGACTACAAAAGCATCAATCACAGTTGGTCATTACACAGTAGATCATCACATTTGGTCACCACTCAGATCATCACAGTTGGTCTTCACTGAGTAGATCATCACAGTTGGTCATTACACAGTAGATCATCACATTTGGTCATCACCCAGATCATGACAGTTGGTCTTCACTGAGTAGATCATCGCAGTTGGTCATTACACAGTAGATCATCACATTTGGTCACCACTCAGATCATCACAGTTTGTCTTCACTGAGTAGATCATCACAGTTGGTCATTACACAGTAGATCATCACATTTGGTCATCACTCAGATCATCACAGTTGGTCTTCACTGAGTAGATCATCACAGTTGGTCATTACACAGTAGGTCATCACATTTGGTCATCACTCAGATCATCACAGTTGGTCATCTCTCAGTAGATCATCACAGTTGGTCATTACACAGTAGGTCATCACATTTGGTCATCACTCAGATCATCACAGTTGGTCTTCACTGAGTAGATCATCACAGTTGGTCATTACACAGTAGATCATCACATTTGGTCATCACTCAGATCATCACAGTTGGTCTTCACTGAGTAGATCGTCACAGTTGGTCATTACACAGTAGATCATCACATTTGGTCATCACTCAGATCATCACAGTTGGTCTTCACTGAGTAGATCATCACAGTTGGTCATTACACAGTAGATCACATTTGGTCATCACTCAGATCATCACAATCAGTCTTCACTGAGTAGATCATCACATTTGGTCATCACTCAGATCATCACATTTTGTCTTCACTGAATAGATCATCACAGTTGGTCATCGCAGTTTGTCATCACTGAGTAGATCACAGTTAGTGATGATTCAGTTAAGGCAGCATTGACTCGTAGTGCCACAAGAAGAagactgtatatgtacacacactgaatgactccttgttgtcatatgactgaaaaattgttcagtatgacttaaaacccaaagcatacatacatacaagcaaAAATTTAGTGTTTTAGTGTTGGACCAGTTTCTATTTTTGTGTTACCAGTTTGTGTTAGGTCTGTCTGTGTTTCAGCGTCAGGTCTATTTGTGTTTGAAACTGTCAGATCTGTGTTTTAGTTTTGGGTCAGCCTGTGTTTTAGTGTTAGGTCAGCCTGTGTTTCACTGTTAGGGCAGCTGGTGTTTCACTGTTAGGTCAGCTGGTGTTTCACTGTTAGGTCAGCCTGTGTTTTAGTGTTAGATCAACCTGTGTTTTAGTGCTAGATCTGTCTGTGTTTTAGTGCTAGGTCAGCTGGTGTTTCAGTGTTAGGTCAGCCGGTGTTTCACTGTTAGGTCAGCCTGTGTTTTAGTGTTAGATCAACCTGTGTTTTAGTGCTAGATCCGTCTGTGTTTTAGTGCTAGGTTGGCCTGTGTTTCAGTGTTAGGTCAGCCTGTGTTTTAGTGTTAGGTCAGCCTGTGTTTTAGTGTTAGGTCAGCCTGTGTTTTAGTGCTAGGTCAGCCTGTGTTTTAGTGCTAGGTTGGCCTGTGTTTCAGTGTTAGGTCAGCCTGTGTTTTAGTGTTAGGTCAGCCTGTGTTTTAGTGCTAGGTCAGCCTGTGTTTCAGTGTTAGGTCAGCCTGTGTTTCAGTGCGAGGTCAGCCTGTGTTTTAGTGTTACGTCAGCCTGTGTTTTAGTGTTAGGTCAGCCTGTGTTTCAGTGTAAGGTCAgtttgtgtgttactgttaGGCCCATTTGTGTGATACTGTTTGGCCACTTTGTGGGTTAGTGTTAGGTCAGTTTCACttagtgttttttatgtatttggttaatttgtgttttatggttaGGTCCGTTTTAGTCTTACGCCAGTTTGTGTTTAAAATCTCCATTGTACCATGTAGATGTCAGTATGGGCTTCCAGGACTTGCTGGAATGCTGGTATTTCAGACTTGCCTTGACTTGTCTACCCTGCCACGATACTTACCAGATACCATTGTCTTTATGCTGCAGATGGTCTACTGAGCCAAGAACAGGAAGACTTGAGTgaaagagttatctccctggAAAAAAAGGTTCAGCAGCAGGCGGATGAGGTTGTGTGCTTGAAAAGTGCCCTGTCTGATGTAATTCGGCGTCTCAGTCACCTGGAGGCAGACAAAGGTGAGCACTGTGTGTTGTAAGTgtatcatgcatgcatgtaatctgttcatgacaacatacagttcAAGCAGCAATGATCCCCCTGGGGTCTCCAGAGTGAAAAGAATATCCCAGTCAGTCCTCAAAAGACGGACTAACCCAGAGCTCTTAAGTAAGTATTGTTTTATTCATGCAGTACTTAATCCTTGATGAGAGCTATGCCCCTAATAGTGTGCTTACAGACAGTTGACATTTAATTtatctgtatattttaaaatttctgttgagtacggtgtaaaaacaccactcaaataaataaaatttcctgGTTCTGAAGAGCTTGCAccatgatatgactgaaatatcatgctatTTTGACACATAAACCTTGGATAATGCTTCATTCAAGCTGTGATAACGATATATTGAAGTCAGAAGTGCCTTGTCTTTGTTGAAACAAAGGTTGTGATTGATCTTTGCTATAcgctctgtgagttcaagtccagctcattctgtcttcctctctggttgtataTCAGAAGGTTTGCCAGGAACCAATGGgcggtttgtttttttttttgttttggagtACAGCATTAACCTCTGTCATTGAATGACTGTGCCTATGGTCAGCGGGTAGTTAGTATgtttcacagtacatgtatttgtgaacaTCAATGTGTGGAAGATTGATCATAATGCCTTGTCATTGTTGAGACAAGGGCTGGGATTGTTTTCTGTCACTCTGTGATGTAAAATCGTAACTTCTGTTCATATGTCCATGGTCTATCCATTATATGAATATGAAGTGTTTCATCAGATATACTATTTAGCTTTGTATTCACTCAGTATGTATTTGTTCACTTTGTATTTGTAGCTACTCAGCGTGTTTCCATGATTTCTTCATGTGCTCCATTACATACTTGTTTTTTTCTCAGCTATTAAAAACAATGTGTTGCCGTCCAAACCAATCTTCAAAGCCACCTCAGCCAAGAAGTCACCTGCGATGGAGTCCAGACGTCACCTGAGTGCATTAGACAATGCCAGTTTGACTCCAGTCAGAAACGGGCAACGGCCGAGGGTCCCCCTCTCGCCATGCGGGCCACAGTCGATGAAGAAGTGGTCCTCCCTGTCTAACTCCACAGAACTCAACAACGCCAGTGTCCACTCCGTCAAGTAAGATATCGTCATCGCCATACTCCTGTTGTTtgtgtgttcaacctggatagAGAAAATCCTCCTCCTCATCTCAGACTATTTTTTCATGTCGTGTAAAGAGTTCCCCTCAAGCAAGTTATTATTGGATATTTTAGTTGTTGTTAGTTGTGTTGTTGAATGGTGATATATGTCTGGGATACTTCTGTCATCAGAATCCCCCTCTCCCCTCTCTTCTTACTGGACAAGCATTCATTAGCTCTGCAACTGCAATATTTTAGTCAAATTactgttttgcatttttttttaaatgatgcaaggcatttcttgatttatttgattggtgttttacaccatattcaagaatatttgacttacatgtatacaatggtgGGAGGTggccacgaccatctacaggttgctgacataccttctcacctacgactggagaggaagccagcctgatgAGCTGGGCTTGATTTCACGGGCATTAGTGAAAGGACCCCAGTGTCATTGTgttgcactagcacgctaaccaccatgTGAAAGATTTCTGTAAGGGTAAGCTCAGAATGGTCTTTATGTGTATATGCTATGCATTTGTAAACTCATCTTTAGCTGATGTGATATATATGAAAGCGTTGTTCCATCTTTGATGCCCTTTTTGCAAATTAATAaccataaatttaaaaattcacaacaaagcatattgtgtattattattataaaacaatGTTAAGGTATCTGTTGaaggtggtatctcaaaaaaaTCTGTTGGATCTACTGATTAATTTCAGGTAATGGAGAATAAAGATAACTGCGGAGAACATCAAGGCATTTATTGTggtagatttattttttgacttaCATTTGTGCCATCGTCAGGAAATACAGGGCATATAATTCAGACAACATTCAATTGAACAAGCTAAGAGAGTCCACAGCAGCTAAACCGGCAGTGaaacaatgaaaagaaaagaatacaaAGGAAACATTAAGGTGAAAAGGAGGTAGAGGGCTACATGAACAAAGCCAGTTCCTTGCTTGCTTTTGTGCTGTGATTCAGACTGGAGGAGTATCGTCTAATTACCAAGGCATCTTGGAACATGGCTGATTCCATTGTTTGAGAAATCTATAGTTTTGAAGTTTTGTCATAGAATATAATGAAGTGAACTGGGAGActcctcattcattcatttgggCAAAGTAGAGTAAGTAAAAGCAAGTAAGGAACTGACTTTGTTCATGTATCCGTCGCCCTCCTTTTtgctttattgttttgttttgttttcttctcattGCTTCCATGCTGGGTTAGCTGCTGTGATCAAAGGGACAATACTCTTCTAGACATTAAGACCGTGCATGTGTGAGCTCTTCCCTCTAATAATGCAGCAACTAGCACACAaagaggtgaaagataacatggaaaAGTATaggaaaatgaacatttttggaTGGTATTCTGAGAACTGTgctgataataaccagaaattatagtatgttagacaacagaaaaatatgcacagcatatatataaattgtgatCTTTAGGAAGTCCTGGTTTTGGACTTATAGGGCTGTGAGTTTTTTGTAGTTACACCCTTAatgttatttagacaatattttcactgtCGTGTCTGCGTAAAGCCTGTTGATATAGAAAAATTACAGATGCCTAAATATCTCATATTGAAAGagaaaagtatatgtatattgcctgtataccccccccccccccccccacacacacacacaatacccCTCACCAATGACCACCCCCATCCTCTCCCCATCTTAAGGAATTGCCTGGATACTCCCCCTCCCCACAATACCCCTCACCAATGCCCACCCCCATCCCTCCCCTCCTTATGGAATTGCCTGGATACTCCCCCTCTCCACAATACCCCTCACCAATGACCACCCACATCCCTCCCCTCCTTAAGGAATTGCCTGGATACTCCCCCTCCCCACAATACCCCTCACCAAtgaccacccccacccctcccctccTGAAAGAATTGCCTGGATACTCCCCTCTCCACAATACCCCTCACCAATGACCACCCCCATCCCTCCCCTCCTGAAGGAATTGTCTGGATACTCCCCCTCCACAATACCCCTCACCAATGACCACCACCATCCCTCCCCTCCTTATGGAATTGCCTGGATACTCCCCCTCTCCACAATACCCCTCACCAATGACCACCCACATCCCTCCCCTCCTTAAGGAATTGCCTGGATACTCCCCCTCCCCACAATACCCCTCACCAATGACCACCCCCATCCTCTCCCCTTCTTAAGGAATTGCCTGGATACTCCCCCTCCCCACAATACCCCTCACCAATGCCCACCCCCATCCCTCCCCTCCTTATGGAATTGCCTGGATACTCCCCCTCTCCACAATACCCCTCACCAATGACCACCCACATCCCTCCCCTCCTTAAGGAATTGCCTGGATACTCCCCCTCCCCACAATACCCCTCACCAGtgaccacccccacccctcccctccTGAAAGAATTGCCTGGATACTCCCCCTCTCCACAATACCCCTCACCAATGACCACCCCCATCCCTCCCCTCCTGAAGGAATTGCCTGGATACTCCCCCTCTCCACAATACCCCTCACCAATGACCACCCCCATCCCTCCCCTCCT encodes the following:
- the LOC135466891 gene encoding uncharacterized protein LOC135466891 gives rise to the protein MELEDSLENGTSESGAQINTEKDGLLSQEQEDLSERVISLEKKVQQQADEVVCLKSALSDVIRRLSHLEADKAIKNNVLPSKPIFKATSAKKSPAMESRRHLSALDNASLTPVRNGQRPRVPLSPCGPQSMKKWSSLSNSTELNNASVHSVKNCLDTPPPQYPSPMTTTIPPLLMELPGYSPSPQYPSPMTTHIPPLLKELPGYSPSPQYPSPMTTPILSPS
- the LOC135466892 gene encoding uncharacterized protein LOC135466892 produces the protein MPTPIPPLLMELPGYSPSPQYPSPMTTHIPPLLKELPGYSPSPQYPSPVTTPTPPLLKELPGYSPSPQYPSPMTTPIPPLLKELPGYSPSPQYPSPMTTPIPPLLKELSGYSPSPQYPSPMTTTIPPLRKELPGYSLSPQYPSPMTTTIPPLLKELPGYSHSPQYPSPMTTHILSLPYGIAWILPLSTIPLTNDHPHPSPP